A part of Miscanthus floridulus cultivar M001 chromosome 6, ASM1932011v1, whole genome shotgun sequence genomic DNA contains:
- the LOC136460829 gene encoding protein SGT1 homolog, translated as MHKAYYWKCVACIKLEEYQTAKAALELGSSYASGDSRFTRLLKECEERIAEESSQAPVKNIEPPVAPTIEDKEDVANIENTPPVVEPPSKPKYSYEANGMAKDFMPLYSLRANTSNLGLHLYEEVGVLTVAVEASLSS; from the exons ATGCATAAAGCCTACTACTGGAAATG TGTTGCATGCATTAAGCTTGAAGAATACCAAACTGCAAAGGCTGCTCTTGAGTTGGGTTCTTCCTATGCATCAGGTGATTCAAGGTTTACTCGTCTATTGAAGGAATGTGAAGAGCGcatcgctg AGGAATCTAGCCAGGCACCAGTAAAGAATATTGAGCCTCCTGTGGCTCCTACTATTGAGGACAAGGAGGATGTCGCAAATATAGAGAATACACCGCCAGTGGTAGAACCCCCAAGCAAACCTAAATACAG TTATGAAGCAAATGGCATGGCTAAAGATTTCATGCCTCTCTATTCACTAAGAG CAAATACTAGCAATCTTGGATTACATCTTTACGAGGAAGTCGGTGTGCTTACCGTGGCTGTTGAG GCATCTCTGTCTTCTTAG
- the LOC136458643 gene encoding 3'-5' exonuclease-like: MKKATYAYDTDVVMPMDDGGTVVIHTTVTNSGDAVKHFLQEVRETTGGSKGEPGLIVGLDTEWRVVFHDDGYRDNRMVVLQLCVGRRCLVFQIVHANYVPVTLKAFLASPKHRFVGVSVDGDVERLYCDYKILVATPVDLRHVAAEVLSRPELARAGLKTLACEVMGVLMEKPKHVTMSKWSRPLSPEQVRYAAIDAFVSYEIGRLLLTSQRALELEDVAAAAGTISPFVCFELP, encoded by the coding sequence ATGAAGAAGGCCACGTACGCGTACGACACCGACGTCGTCATGCCCATGGACGACGGCGGCACCGTAGTGATCCACACGACGGTCACGAACTCAGGCGACGCCGTGAAGCACTTCCTCCAAGAGGTCCGCGAGACGACCGGTGGCAGCAAGGGAGAGCCCGGCCTGATCGTGGGCCTCGACACCGAGTGGCGCGTCGTCTTCCACGACGACGGGTATCGGGACAACAGGATGGTGGTCCTGCAGCTGTGCGTGGGCCGCCGCTGCCTCGTCTTCCAGATCGTCCACGCCAACTACGTCCCGGTCACCCTGAAGGCCTTCCTCGCCAGCCCCAAGCACCGCTTCGTCGGCGTCTCGGTCGACGGCGACGTCGAGCGACTGTACTGCGACTACAAGATCCTGGTCGCCACCCCCGTGGACCTGAGGCACGTGGCCGCGGAGGTGCTGTCCCGGCCGGAGCTCGCGAGGGCGGGGCTCAAGACCCTCGCGTGCGAGGTGATGGGCGTGCTGATGGAGAAGCCCAAGCACGTGACCATGAGCAAGTGGAGCAGGCCCCTGTCGCCGGAGCAAGTCCGGTACGCCGCCATCGACGCCTTCGTGTCCTACGAAATTGGCCGGCTGCTGCTTACCAGTCAGCGCGCGTTAGAACTAGAAGATGTGGCCGCCGCCGCTGGAACGATCTCGCCGTTTGTGTGCTTCGAGTTGCCGTAA